Proteins from a genomic interval of Bradyrhizobium sp. CCGB01:
- a CDS encoding bifunctional sugar phosphate isomerase/epimerase/4-hydroxyphenylpyruvate dioxygenase family protein, with the protein MNKRSIATVSLSGSLDEKLRAIASAGFDAVEIFENDLLSFGASPREVAQLCKDLKLEICAFQPFRDFEGMPEPQRTRNFARAERKFDLMQELGTDLLLICSNVSPSSLGGIDRAADDFRELGERAANRNLRVGYEALAWGRHVNDYRDAWEIVRRADHPAIGVILDSFHALAPGFPVRAMASIPGDKIFLVQLADAPKLELDILSWSRHFRSFPGQGDLPVGEFMQAVAATGYAGPLSLEIFNDQFRAGSAAQTAVDGLRSLILLEDQLAPDWPKLVSEPLAPKAKSHGTGFIEFAVNETKAADLARLFAQLGFRRSGKHRSKAVERWSQGKVELVINCETDGFAHSHYVTHGPGVCAIALDVDNAGLAMQRAEALKARTFYQPVGPGELEIPAIHGVGGSLLYFLDQAGKNWDTDFEPVVSNASADALLAVDHIAQSMPYDEMLSWLLFYTGILDLKRLPQMEIADPRGLVQSQAIVNADQSLRFVLNGSSANRTLPARFISEFFGSGVQHVAFSCRDIFATVAEMRKRGADFLDIPDNYYDDIEAKYDLAPDLMAQLRANHILYDREGDGEFFQVYTHIFDERFFFEIVERRDYQGFGAANAGIRLAAQAREVRPASMPRV; encoded by the coding sequence GGGCAGCCTGGACGAAAAGCTCCGCGCCATCGCGTCAGCCGGGTTCGACGCGGTCGAGATTTTCGAGAATGATCTGCTGTCGTTCGGCGCAAGCCCGCGCGAGGTGGCGCAGCTCTGCAAGGATCTCAAGCTCGAGATCTGCGCGTTCCAGCCGTTCCGCGATTTCGAGGGCATGCCGGAGCCGCAGCGCACGCGCAACTTTGCCCGCGCCGAGCGCAAGTTCGACCTGATGCAGGAGCTCGGCACCGATCTGCTGCTGATCTGCTCCAACGTCTCCCCAAGCTCGCTCGGCGGCATCGACCGCGCAGCGGATGATTTTCGCGAACTCGGCGAGCGCGCCGCCAACCGGAACTTGCGCGTAGGCTACGAGGCGCTGGCCTGGGGACGCCACGTCAACGACTACCGCGACGCCTGGGAGATCGTGCGCCGCGCCGATCACCCCGCGATCGGCGTCATCCTCGACAGTTTCCATGCGCTGGCGCCGGGCTTTCCGGTTCGGGCGATGGCCTCGATCCCCGGCGACAAGATCTTTCTGGTGCAACTCGCCGACGCGCCGAAGCTCGAGCTCGACATCCTCTCGTGGAGCCGGCACTTCCGCTCCTTCCCCGGCCAGGGCGATCTGCCGGTCGGCGAGTTCATGCAGGCGGTCGCGGCGACCGGCTATGCCGGGCCGCTGTCGCTCGAAATCTTCAACGACCAGTTCCGCGCCGGCTCGGCCGCGCAGACCGCGGTCGACGGCCTGCGTTCGCTGATCCTGCTGGAGGACCAGCTCGCACCGGATTGGCCCAAGCTCGTCAGCGAGCCGCTGGCGCCGAAGGCCAAGAGCCACGGCACCGGCTTCATCGAGTTTGCCGTGAACGAGACCAAGGCGGCCGACCTCGCCCGCCTGTTCGCGCAGCTCGGCTTCCGCAGAAGCGGCAAGCATCGCAGCAAGGCCGTGGAACGCTGGTCGCAGGGCAAGGTCGAGCTCGTGATCAACTGCGAGACCGACGGCTTTGCGCATTCGCATTACGTCACGCACGGCCCCGGCGTCTGCGCGATTGCGCTCGACGTCGACAATGCCGGTCTCGCCATGCAGCGCGCCGAGGCGCTGAAGGCGCGCACCTTCTACCAGCCGGTCGGACCGGGCGAGCTTGAGATCCCCGCGATCCACGGCGTCGGCGGCAGTCTGCTCTATTTCCTCGATCAGGCCGGCAAGAACTGGGACACGGATTTCGAACCGGTTGTGAGCAACGCCAGCGCCGACGCGCTGCTCGCCGTCGACCACATCGCGCAGTCGATGCCCTATGACGAGATGCTGTCCTGGCTGCTGTTCTACACCGGCATCCTCGACCTCAAGCGGCTGCCGCAGATGGAAATCGCCGACCCCCGTGGCCTCGTGCAGAGCCAGGCCATCGTCAACGCCGACCAGAGCCTGCGCTTCGTGCTCAACGGCTCCTCCGCCAACCGCACGCTGCCGGCCCGCTTCATTTCGGAGTTCTTCGGCTCAGGCGTGCAGCATGTCGCGTTTTCGTGCCGGGACATTTTTGCGACGGTCGCGGAGATGCGCAAGCGCGGCGCGGATTTCCTTGATATTCCCGACAATTACTACGACGACATCGAAGCCAAATACGACCTCGCGCCCGACCTGATGGCGCAGCTGCGCGCCAACCACATCCTCTACGACCGCGAAGGCGACGGCGAGTTCTTCCAGGTCTACACCCACATCTTCGACGAACGGTTCTTCTTCGAGATCGTCGAGCGCAGGGATTACCAGGGATTTGGCGCGGCCAATGCAGGCATCAGGCTGGCAGCGCAAGCCCGCGAAGTGCGCCCCGCGAGCATGCCAAGGGTGTAA
- a CDS encoding ABC transporter substrate-binding protein, producing MRTAFWLAGAAALVLANPAFAGDTIKIGFVSTFSGPTAVIGNDMRNSFELALDHIGRKMDGKPVEVIYEDDGQKPDVGKQKTEKLVQSDKVDFIVGYIWSNVLLASLKTAVDSQTFLISANAGPSQLAGELCSPYVFSTSWQNDQTPAAMGLYMNQKGVKSVFLIGPNYAAGKDMLAGVKSTFKGEVKGEEYTVWPSQLDFSAELSKARASGAQSIFVFYPGAAGVQFLNQYAQAGLKSTMPLYTAFTVDELSLPLQKENALGVPGAQEWVNDLPNEQNKRFVADYRKKYPGLRPTYYGAQAYDAAQLINSAVVAVKGDTSKKDAMKAEMEKANFKSLRGPFKYGKNHIPVQSFYLQDVVKDAEGQLSLKTVATIVENDQDRFHDKCAMK from the coding sequence ATGAGGACGGCATTCTGGCTGGCGGGCGCAGCGGCGCTGGTGCTGGCAAATCCGGCATTCGCCGGCGACACCATCAAGATCGGCTTCGTTTCGACCTTCAGCGGCCCGACCGCCGTGATCGGCAACGACATGCGCAACTCCTTCGAGCTCGCGCTGGATCACATCGGCCGCAAGATGGACGGCAAGCCGGTCGAGGTGATCTACGAGGACGACGGACAGAAGCCCGATGTCGGCAAGCAGAAGACCGAGAAGCTGGTGCAGTCCGACAAGGTCGACTTCATCGTCGGCTACATCTGGTCGAACGTGCTGCTGGCCTCGCTCAAGACCGCGGTGGACTCGCAGACCTTCCTGATTTCGGCCAATGCCGGCCCGTCGCAGCTCGCGGGGGAGCTGTGCAGCCCTTACGTGTTCTCGACCTCCTGGCAGAACGACCAGACGCCGGCCGCCATGGGCCTCTACATGAACCAGAAGGGCGTCAAGAGCGTGTTCCTGATCGGGCCGAACTACGCGGCCGGCAAGGACATGCTCGCGGGCGTGAAGAGCACGTTCAAGGGCGAGGTCAAGGGCGAGGAATACACGGTGTGGCCGAGCCAGCTCGACTTCTCCGCCGAGCTCTCCAAGGCGCGCGCCTCGGGCGCACAATCGATCTTCGTGTTCTATCCCGGTGCCGCCGGCGTGCAGTTCCTCAATCAATATGCGCAGGCCGGCCTGAAGAGCACGATGCCGCTCTACACGGCGTTCACCGTCGACGAGCTGTCGCTGCCGCTCCAGAAGGAGAACGCGCTCGGCGTGCCCGGCGCGCAGGAATGGGTCAACGACCTCCCCAACGAGCAGAACAAGCGCTTCGTCGCCGACTACCGCAAGAAGTATCCCGGCCTGCGTCCGACCTATTACGGCGCGCAAGCCTATGACGCGGCTCAGCTCATCAACAGCGCGGTGGTCGCGGTGAAGGGCGACACCAGCAAGAAGGACGCGATGAAGGCCGAGATGGAGAAGGCCAACTTCAAGTCGCTGCGCGGCCCCTTCAAATACGGCAAGAACCACATCCCGGTGCAGAGCTTCTATCTCCAGGACGTGGTCAAGGATGCCGAAGGCCAGCTCTCGCTGAAGACGGTCGCGACCATCGTGGAGAACGACCAGGATCGTTTCCACGACAAGTGCGCGATGAAGTGA